From a region of the Lactuca sativa cultivar Salinas chromosome 4, Lsat_Salinas_v11, whole genome shotgun sequence genome:
- the LOC111892194 gene encoding uncharacterized protein LOC111892194 isoform X2 → MMKPLPNVLTAYSLIIQEEQQRCINNHSQINLDSIAMHVSSDVQHTKKQLVCNHCKKNGHTKSQCYILIIFPSNFKFTKTKKEESKSMAQNVTVKPDIGITEVKYNHLLHLLNASYIASSSTSQVNNSVKIDAMEKEGPFDEE, encoded by the exons ATGATGAAGCCTCTTCCTAATGTTTTAACTGCTTATTCCTTAATCATTCAAGAAGAACAGCAAAGATGTATCAATAATCATTCTCAGATCAATCTTGATTCCATAGCTATGCATGTTTCATCAGATGTTCAACATACCAAGAAACAATTAGTTTGTAATCACTGTAAGAAGAATGGCCATACGAAGTCTCAGTGTTACATATTAATTATATTTCCTTCTAACTTCAAGTTTACAAAGACAAAGAAGGAAGAATCTAAATCCATGGCTCAAAATGTTACTGTTAAGCCTGATATTGGAATTACTGAAGTTAAATACAATCATCTTCTTCATTTGCTTAATGCTAGCTACATTGCTTCTTCTTCCACAAGTCAAGTGAATAATTCAGTGAAAATCGATGCTATGGAGAAAGAAG GACCCTTTGATGAAGAGTAA
- the LOC111892194 gene encoding uncharacterized protein LOC111892194 isoform X1, giving the protein MMKPLPNVLTAYSLIIQEEQQRCINNHSQINLDSIAMHVSSDVQHTKKQLVCNHCKKNGHTKSQCYILIIFPSNFKFTKTKKEESKSMAQNVTVKPDIGITEVKYNHLLHLLNASYIASSSTSQVNNSVKIDAMEKEVSHDWIS; this is encoded by the exons ATGATGAAGCCTCTTCCTAATGTTTTAACTGCTTATTCCTTAATCATTCAAGAAGAACAGCAAAGATGTATCAATAATCATTCTCAGATCAATCTTGATTCCATAGCTATGCATGTTTCATCAGATGTTCAACATACCAAGAAACAATTAGTTTGTAATCACTGTAAGAAGAATGGCCATACGAAGTCTCAGTGTTACATATTAATTATATTTCCTTCTAACTTCAAGTTTACAAAGACAAAGAAGGAAGAATCTAAATCCATGGCTCAAAATGTTACTGTTAAGCCTGATATTGGAATTACTGAAGTTAAATACAATCATCTTCTTCATTTGCTTAATGCTAGCTACATTGCTTCTTCTTCCACAAGTCAAGTGAATAATTCAGTGAAAATCGATGCTATGGAGAAAGAAG TGTCACATGATTGGATTTCCTGA